In Halobaculum sp. XH14, a single genomic region encodes these proteins:
- a CDS encoding transcription initiation factor IIB family protein, translating into MYRASDEVENEEWLRDLRRAAESLELSSEARSNATDLFLSHVPEAERSKPAMAAAALYAGALIAGDERSQTRVAESMDVTRLSVQQRWKEILRDAGFSPPTW; encoded by the coding sequence GTGTACCGCGCGAGCGACGAGGTGGAAAACGAGGAGTGGCTCCGCGACCTCCGGCGGGCCGCCGAGTCGCTGGAGCTCTCGAGCGAGGCGCGGTCGAACGCGACGGACCTGTTCCTCTCCCACGTCCCCGAGGCCGAGCGGTCCAAGCCCGCGATGGCCGCGGCGGCGCTGTACGCCGGCGCGCTCATCGCCGGCGACGAGCGGTCACAGACTCGCGTGGCCGAGTCGATGGACGTGACGCGGCTGTCGGTCCAGCAGCGCTGGAAGGAGATCCTCAGGGATGCGGGGTTCTCCCCGCCGACGTGGTGA